Below is a window of Drosophila nasuta strain 15112-1781.00 chromosome X, ASM2355853v1, whole genome shotgun sequence DNA.
TAGCCGATATACTCCACATAAGTCGAGTCAAGACTCACCCGCCAACATGCTGACCACACTCAATAGGATCTTCTCGACACTCTGCACGGGACTCCAGCGTTCGGCGGAGAGTTCGTAGCCCATGGGATCATCGCCTGGTGCGTGTAATATTGATATGCAGACGCGGCCATCGGCAAAGATGTTGGGATGAAACATATCACAagtgaatttcattttttggtgGACTCAGTGGATAATCGGGTGGAAAAACCAAACGAGCCGGAAACACGCCTCCCTCAAAACAAGTTCCCTCCGGTCCACTAAGGAAATTGAGAAATTTGTAAAAGGTTTAAAGTTTCAACAAGTTTTTGCTTTATCATCTTATCACACtctaaatatactacaaagtAATCTAAAGTGTAATGATGATTAGGCATTCGATCGGGTTCAAAACTCACGCAATTAACGCTTCCCATTCAAAGAAGTTGTCCTCACTAATGGGTCCAGCTGCAATGCCCTCGGGTGGATCCATGGTGAGCTCTGTAAATCgataaatatcaataaatgaATCATTTTTACATATTACAATTCTAAATACTATGGACTTTATCACCTGGCGTGCATTTCATCATTCTCACGCCTCATTATACCAAGTACTagacatatatattattaaaaaacacaCGCTGTTCAAAGGGTACAACaaacagaaagagacagcATAACGTAAATAATTTAGAAAGTATCTCAAATGCGGTTAACTGTATGTTTAAAGCGTTATAACGTAATGGCCATGAAAGCAAATGCCACGAAATTTGGGCAGAATAATTGAGCAACTATTATCCAAATAAAACatacttaaaaatttcaaaacaaattattttaaatcaataattaaataaaaatcctTGATAGacacaatttgcataatatcGATAACTAGCATTACGATCTTAAGCACAAGCGGTACGTTATCGATAACCTACCAAGTGCAGCTGCACCGGTTGCGTTTACTTCTTTGTACTTtttagcgggtatctcgctCTCGCGCATACCCTTTGCACTTACGTTTGTATTCCGCCATCAGGCGACGCAGCGCCGAGCCagccattgttattgttgctgtcttTGCTGTattctgttgtttttgtttgtattcGTCGTTGTTGGGAGTCAAATTTTGGATTTGCGAAGCGACGCGCAACGCAACACAATTGCAGCTGGGGAGgtcaaaaaaacacaaaaaaaaaacacgcacacacaaacacaaaaaaaaaatacaccaCGTTGGTACTACGGGGCGAAGGAGCGTATGCGAGAGCCGCCGTATGTGTATGCCTTTGGATATACGGATCGAAAATACAGAAAAAGCCGTTGCAACTATTAATATACGATATTACTACgctgtgtttttattttgccagAAA
It encodes the following:
- the LOC132797439 gene encoding LOW QUALITY PROTEIN: ubiquitin-conjugating enzyme E2 G2 (The sequence of the model RefSeq protein was modified relative to this genomic sequence to represent the inferred CDS: deleted 1 base in 1 codon) codes for the protein MAGSALRRLMAEYKQLTMDPPEGIAAGPISEDNFFEWEALIAGPEGTCFEGGVFPARLVFPPDYPLSPPKMKFTCDMFHPNIFADGRVCISILHAPGDDPMGYELSAERWSPVQSVEKILLSVVSMLAEPNDESGANVDAAIMWRERREEFNRIAQRLVRKTLGLPT